A genome region from Streptomyces antimycoticus includes the following:
- a CDS encoding carbohydrate ABC transporter permease: MSVATERQDPGPAAAGVRRSGEPPGPRRPAPGTPGRGRLTGAAPYLLLLPALVATVLLLGWPLVKDGLLSFQNLNMRQLIQHLTEWNGVDNYRETLTSEDFWRVTLRSVIFTAVNVVLIMLLGTLVGLLLARLGSKMRLLLSVGLVLAWAMPPIAGTTVFQWLFAARFGVVNWVLDALGWHSMAHYNWTGSQFSTFFIITLLIVWQSIPFVAINLYAATTTIPGELYEAAALDGAGTWKSFTSVTFPFLKPFLLATTFLEVIWVFKAFTQVFAINEGGPDRLTETLPVYAFIEGVGNQHYGMGAAISLLTIAVLLALTSYYLRIVLRQEEDEL, translated from the coding sequence ATGTCCGTAGCGACCGAACGCCAGGACCCCGGCCCGGCGGCGGCCGGGGTCCGCCGGAGCGGGGAGCCGCCAGGCCCCCGCCGCCCGGCCCCGGGCACGCCCGGGCGCGGACGGCTGACCGGCGCCGCCCCGTACCTCCTGCTGCTGCCCGCGCTGGTGGCGACCGTGCTGCTGCTGGGCTGGCCGCTGGTCAAGGACGGCCTGCTGTCGTTCCAGAACCTCAATATGCGGCAGCTCATCCAGCACCTCACCGAGTGGAACGGCGTCGACAACTACCGCGAGACGCTGACCAGCGAGGACTTCTGGCGGGTCACCCTCCGGTCGGTGATCTTCACCGCGGTCAACGTCGTGCTGATCATGCTGCTCGGCACCCTGGTCGGACTGCTGCTGGCCCGCCTCGGCAGCAAGATGCGGCTGCTGCTCTCGGTCGGCCTGGTGCTCGCCTGGGCCATGCCGCCCATCGCCGGCACCACCGTCTTCCAGTGGCTCTTCGCCGCCCGTTTCGGGGTGGTCAACTGGGTCCTGGACGCGCTCGGCTGGCACTCCATGGCGCACTACAACTGGACCGGCAGCCAGTTCTCCACCTTCTTCATCATCACCCTGCTGATCGTCTGGCAGTCGATCCCCTTCGTGGCGATCAACCTCTACGCCGCGACCACCACCATCCCCGGCGAGCTCTACGAGGCGGCCGCGCTCGACGGCGCCGGCACCTGGAAGAGCTTCACCTCGGTGACGTTCCCCTTCCTCAAGCCGTTTCTGCTGGCCACGACGTTCCTCGAAGTCATCTGGGTCTTCAAGGCGTTCACCCAGGTCTTCGCGATCAACGAGGGCGGCCCGGACCGGCTCACCGAAACCCTCCCCGTCTACGCCTTCATCGAGGGCGTGGGCAATCAGCACTACGGCATGGGCGCCGCGATCTCGCTGCTGACCATCGCCGTCCTGCTGGCGCTGACCTCCTACTACCTCCGGATCGTGCTCAGGCAAGAGGAGGACGAGCTGTGA
- a CDS encoding carbohydrate ABC transporter permease produces MKRSPLARLWPNATAVVLFIGFAFPVYWMFTTAFKPTSDVISEDPVWFPTSATLDHFQKALDAKNFWTLVGNSLTVTLSAVALSLVIALLAAFSLARMRFKGRRGFLVTFMIAQMAPWEVLVIAIYMLVRDGDMLNSLLPLTLFYMVMVLPFTILTLRAYVAAIPKELEESAMVDGCTRPQAFVRVIFPLLAPGLMATSLFGFITAWNEFPLVLILNKDPEAQTLPLWLSSFQTAFGDDWGATMAAASLFAIPILVLFLFLQRKAVGGLTSGAVKG; encoded by the coding sequence GTGAAGCGCTCGCCGCTCGCCCGGCTGTGGCCCAACGCGACCGCCGTCGTGCTCTTCATCGGCTTCGCGTTCCCCGTCTACTGGATGTTCACCACGGCCTTCAAGCCGACCTCGGACGTCATCTCCGAGGACCCGGTGTGGTTCCCGACCAGTGCCACCCTGGACCACTTCCAGAAGGCCCTGGACGCCAAGAACTTCTGGACGCTGGTGGGCAACTCGCTCACCGTGACCCTCTCGGCGGTCGCCCTCTCGCTGGTGATCGCGCTGCTCGCGGCGTTCTCCCTGGCCCGGATGCGGTTCAAGGGGCGCCGCGGCTTCCTGGTGACCTTCATGATCGCGCAGATGGCGCCCTGGGAAGTCCTGGTCATCGCCATCTACATGCTCGTCCGCGACGGCGACATGCTGAACAGCCTGCTTCCGCTGACCCTGTTCTACATGGTCATGGTGCTGCCCTTCACGATCCTCACGCTCCGCGCCTACGTGGCCGCGATCCCCAAGGAGCTGGAGGAGTCGGCGATGGTCGACGGCTGCACCCGTCCGCAGGCGTTCGTCCGGGTGATCTTTCCGCTGCTGGCGCCCGGCCTGATGGCCACCTCGCTCTTCGGCTTCATCACGGCCTGGAACGAATTCCCGCTCGTCCTCATCCTGAACAAGGACCCGGAGGCCCAGACGCTTCCGCTGTGGCTGTCCAGCTTCCAGACCGCCTTCGGCGACGACTGGGGTGCCACCATGGCGGCGGCCTCGCTGTTCGCCATCCCGATCCTGGTTCTCTTCCTGTTTCTGCAACGCAAGGCGGTCGGTGGGCTCACTTCCGGCGCTGTGAAGGGATGA
- a CDS encoding SIS domain-containing protein, giving the protein MSATTTAQRSDQPGRIMSGEMAEQPAVLRRILDQGAPRIREVAERIAARNPRFVLLTARGTSDNAALYAKYLLEVLLGKPCGLTSMSTTTAYGAQPDLTDVLVITVSQSGGSPDLVASTEAARAAGAITLAVTNNADSPLAAVSEFHIDVLAGPEKALPATKTYTAELLALYLFVEGLRGGDGAAAKVLPDLAQQILDRQDEVRQLAARYRFAERMVLTSRGYGYPTAKEAALKLMETSYIPALSYSGADLLHGPLAMVDNISPVIAIVTEGKGGQALQPVLERLRGRGADLVVIGSASEVERASAGFALPTDGVAEELQPILEILPLQMLAYEVTIARGQDPDAPRALAKVTETR; this is encoded by the coding sequence ATGTCCGCCACGACGACGGCCCAGCGCAGCGACCAGCCGGGCCGGATCATGTCCGGCGAGATGGCCGAGCAGCCCGCCGTGCTGCGCCGCATCCTCGACCAGGGCGCCCCGAGGATCCGCGAGGTCGCGGAGCGGATCGCCGCCCGCAACCCGCGCTTCGTCCTCCTCACCGCCCGGGGCACCTCGGACAACGCCGCGCTGTACGCCAAGTACCTGCTCGAGGTGCTGCTCGGCAAGCCGTGCGGTCTGACCTCCATGTCCACCACCACCGCGTACGGCGCCCAGCCGGACCTCACCGATGTGCTGGTGATCACCGTCAGCCAGTCCGGCGGCTCCCCGGACCTGGTCGCCTCCACCGAGGCCGCCCGCGCGGCCGGTGCGATCACCCTGGCGGTCACCAACAACGCCGACTCGCCGCTCGCGGCCGTCTCCGAATTCCACATCGACGTCCTGGCCGGGCCGGAGAAGGCGCTCCCCGCGACCAAGACCTACACCGCCGAACTCCTCGCCCTCTACCTCTTCGTGGAGGGGCTGCGCGGCGGCGACGGCGCGGCCGCCAAGGTGCTGCCCGACCTCGCCCAGCAGATCCTCGACCGCCAGGACGAGGTCCGGCAGCTCGCGGCGCGCTACCGCTTCGCCGAGCGGATGGTCCTCACCTCCCGGGGCTACGGCTATCCGACCGCCAAGGAAGCCGCCCTGAAGCTGATGGAGACCAGCTACATCCCGGCGCTCTCCTACTCCGGCGCCGATCTGCTGCACGGTCCGCTCGCCATGGTCGACAACATCTCGCCGGTGATCGCGATCGTCACCGAGGGCAAGGGCGGCCAGGCGCTGCAGCCGGTCCTGGAGCGGCTGCGCGGCCGGGGCGCCGACCTCGTCGTCATCGGCAGCGCGTCGGAGGTGGAGCGGGCCTCGGCCGGGTTCGCCCTGCCGACGGATGGGGTCGCCGAGGAGCTTCAGCCGATCCTGGAGATCCTCCCGCTGCAGATGCTGGCGTACGAGGTCACGATCGCGCGCGGCCAGGACCCGGACGCGCCCAGGGCGCTGGCGAAGGTGACGGAGACCCGCTGA
- a CDS encoding sensor histidine kinase: MNDLVRQHTALDDSDLEWLHLLVSEWQLLSDLSFADLVLWVPTSDGTRYVSVAQMRPNTGPTSYQDDMVGHLVPRGRRPMLDAALDEGRIVREGDPEWREEVPVRVESIPVRRESRVLGVIARNTNLLTVRTPSRLELTYLQSASDLAQMIAAGSFPFPNQQVDMDASPRAGDGLIRLDADGVVQYASPNALSAYHRLGLAADLVGHHLGKTTAELAPVRGPVDEALVKLASGWAPREFEVEGGDGVIQLRAIPLKPKGLHIGSLVLLRDVTELRRRERELITKDATIREIHHRVKNNLQTVAALLRLQARRMDSAQGREALNEAVRRVGSIAIVHETLSQNLDERVEFDDIADRVLAMVAEISPGKVTGRRTGRFGILEAEVATPLSMVLTEVLQNALEHGFGPGEQGTVEVSAVRGDAGEESRLVVTVQDDGRGLPEGFDPQRAGNLGLQIVRTLVEGELGGTFDMVPAPERGTRVVLDFPVRAEKH; this comes from the coding sequence ATGAACGACCTCGTCCGCCAGCACACCGCACTCGACGACTCCGACCTCGAGTGGCTCCATCTGCTGGTCTCGGAGTGGCAGCTCCTCTCCGACCTCTCGTTCGCCGATCTGGTGCTGTGGGTCCCCACCAGCGACGGCACCCGGTATGTCTCCGTGGCCCAGATGCGGCCGAACACCGGGCCCACCTCCTATCAGGACGACATGGTCGGCCATCTCGTTCCCCGAGGCCGCCGTCCGATGCTCGACGCCGCCCTCGACGAGGGGCGGATCGTCCGGGAGGGTGACCCCGAGTGGCGCGAGGAGGTGCCGGTCCGGGTGGAGTCCATCCCGGTCCGGCGGGAGAGCCGGGTCCTCGGGGTGATCGCGCGGAACACCAATCTGCTGACCGTACGGACCCCCAGCCGGCTGGAGCTCACCTATCTCCAGAGCGCGTCCGACCTGGCCCAGATGATCGCCGCCGGATCGTTTCCCTTCCCCAATCAGCAGGTCGACATGGACGCGTCACCGCGTGCCGGTGACGGGCTGATCCGGCTCGACGCGGACGGGGTGGTCCAGTACGCGAGCCCCAACGCGCTCTCGGCCTACCACCGCCTCGGGCTCGCCGCCGACCTCGTCGGCCACCATCTGGGCAAGACCACCGCCGAACTCGCCCCGGTGCGCGGCCCGGTGGACGAGGCGCTGGTCAAGCTGGCCAGCGGCTGGGCGCCCCGGGAGTTCGAGGTCGAGGGCGGCGATGGGGTCATCCAGCTCCGGGCCATTCCGCTCAAGCCCAAGGGGCTGCACATCGGCTCGCTGGTGCTGCTGAGGGACGTCACCGAACTGCGTCGCCGCGAGCGCGAGTTGATCACCAAGGACGCCACCATCCGGGAGATCCACCACCGGGTGAAGAACAACCTCCAGACGGTGGCCGCCCTGTTGCGGCTGCAGGCCCGCCGGATGGACTCGGCGCAGGGGCGGGAGGCGCTCAACGAGGCGGTGCGCAGGGTCGGCTCGATCGCGATCGTGCATGAAACCCTCTCCCAGAACCTCGATGAGCGGGTCGAGTTCGACGATATAGCCGATCGGGTGCTGGCCATGGTGGCCGAGATATCGCCCGGAAAGGTGACCGGTCGCCGCACCGGGCGCTTCGGCATTCTCGAGGCCGAGGTCGCCACCCCGCTGTCCATGGTCCTGACCGAGGTGCTGCAGAACGCGCTGGAGCACGGCTTCGGACCGGGGGAGCAGGGCACGGTCGAGGTCTCGGCGGTGCGCGGTGACGCCGGTGAGGAGAGCCGGCTGGTGGTGACCGTCCAGGACGACGGGCGCGGACTGCCCGAGGGGTTCGACCCCCAGCGGGCCGGAAACCTGGGTCTGCAGATCGTCCGCACCCTGGTGGAGGGGGAGCTGGGCGGGACGTTCGACATGGTGCCCGCACCGGAGCGCGGCACCCGTGTGGTACTGGACTTTCCGGTGCGAGCCGAGAAGCACTGA
- a CDS encoding WhiB family transcriptional regulator: MDWRHNAVCREEDPELFFPIGNTGPALLQIEEAKAVCRRCPVMEQCLQWALESGQDSGVWGGMSEDERRAMKRRAARNRARNASA, translated from the coding sequence ATGGACTGGCGTCACAACGCCGTTTGCCGCGAGGAAGACCCCGAGCTGTTCTTCCCCATCGGCAACACCGGTCCTGCGCTGCTGCAGATCGAGGAAGCCAAGGCCGTCTGCCGCCGCTGCCCCGTCATGGAGCAGTGCCTGCAGTGGGCGCTTGAGTCCGGCCAGGACTCCGGCGTCTGGGGTGGCATGAGCGAAGACGAGCGCCGCGCCATGAAGCGCCGTGCCGCTCGCAACCGGGCACGCAACGCCAGCGCCTGA
- a CDS encoding RNA polymerase sigma factor SigF, which yields MSTASSRGVGTPAIPHPPARPHPADSEAAGDRPERADHMDQHEQVHQQHDPHDRSGARAMFLELRELPEGSTERAELRNNLVRMHLPLVEHLARRFRNRGEPLDDLTQVATIGLIKSVDRFDPDRGVEFSTYATPTVVGEIKRHFRDKGWAVRVPRRLQELRLSLTTATAELSQRHGRAPTVHELAQHLSISEEEVLEGLESANAYSTLSLDVPDTDDESPAVADTLGAEDEALEGVEYRESLKPLLEDLPPREKKILLLRFFGNMTQSQIAQEVGISQMHVSRLLARTLAQLRDKLLVEE from the coding sequence GTGAGCACTGCATCATCGCGGGGAGTGGGTACCCCGGCCATCCCGCACCCGCCGGCCCGGCCGCATCCCGCGGACTCGGAGGCGGCAGGAGACCGACCAGAGCGGGCGGACCACATGGATCAGCACGAACAGGTGCATCAGCAGCACGATCCACATGACCGGAGCGGCGCGCGGGCGATGTTCCTCGAGCTGCGCGAGCTGCCGGAAGGCTCCACCGAGCGGGCCGAGCTGCGCAACAACCTCGTGCGTATGCATCTGCCGTTGGTGGAGCACCTGGCCCGGCGCTTCCGCAACCGCGGTGAGCCGCTGGACGACCTCACCCAGGTCGCCACCATCGGGCTCATCAAATCCGTGGACCGGTTCGACCCGGACCGCGGGGTGGAGTTCTCGACCTATGCGACACCCACGGTCGTCGGCGAGATCAAGCGCCACTTCCGCGACAAGGGCTGGGCGGTGCGGGTGCCGCGCCGGCTGCAGGAGCTGCGGCTCTCGCTCACCACGGCCACCGCGGAGCTCTCCCAGCGCCATGGCCGCGCTCCGACCGTCCATGAGCTGGCCCAGCATCTGTCCATCTCCGAGGAGGAGGTGCTGGAGGGGCTGGAGTCCGCCAATGCCTACAGCACCCTGTCCCTTGACGTACCGGACACGGACGACGAGTCCCCGGCGGTCGCCGACACCCTCGGCGCGGAGGACGAGGCGCTGGAAGGCGTCGAGTACCGCGAATCGCTCAAACCGCTGCTGGAGGATCTGCCGCCGCGCGAGAAGAAGATCCTGCTGCTGCGCTTCTTCGGCAATATGACGCAGTCGCAGATCGCGCAGGAGGTCGGCATCTCCCAGATGCATGTCTCCCGGCTGCTGGCCCGCACACTCGCGCAGTTGCGCGACAAGTTGCTGGTCGAGGAGTAG
- a CDS encoding anti-sigma regulatory factor: protein MSQIAGEPGTQDFVEVRLPAAGAYLSVLRTATAGLAARLDFTLDEIEDLRIAVDEACAILLQQAVSGSVLSCVFRLIDDALQVTVSAPTTDGRAPERDTFAWTVLSALAGKVDSTVAEDRTVSISLYKERGAGPGQP, encoded by the coding sequence GTGTCCCAGATCGCAGGCGAGCCCGGGACCCAGGACTTCGTGGAAGTCCGGCTGCCCGCTGCGGGTGCCTATCTGTCGGTGCTGCGTACGGCGACCGCCGGCCTCGCAGCCCGCTTGGACTTCACCCTCGACGAAATCGAGGATCTGCGTATCGCCGTGGACGAGGCATGCGCGATCCTGTTGCAGCAAGCCGTGTCCGGCAGTGTGCTGAGCTGCGTCTTCCGCTTGATCGACGACGCACTGCAGGTCACCGTCTCGGCTCCCACCACTGACGGCCGCGCCCCCGAGCGCGACACCTTCGCCTGGACGGTGCTCTCCGCACTGGCGGGCAAGGTGGACTCGACCGTGGCCGAGGACCGAACGGTCAGCATCAGCCTGTACAAGGAGCGCGGCGCCGGCCCCGGACAGCCGTGA
- a CDS encoding GNAT family N-acetyltransferase → MIRSARPSDVPAIHAMIRELADYERAPQEAKATEEQLREALFGAHPAVFALIAEETGGAGEPGGPVGFALWFRNFSTWTGTHGVYLEDLYVTPRARGGGHGKALLAELARICVERGYARFEWSVLDWNEPAIGFYTALGAEPMDEWTVRRLSGEPLRKLAAQAMGTAVTSDSLSEATSLSN, encoded by the coding sequence ATGATCCGATCAGCGAGGCCGTCCGACGTTCCGGCGATCCATGCGATGATCCGCGAGCTGGCGGACTACGAGCGGGCTCCGCAGGAGGCGAAGGCCACCGAGGAGCAGCTGCGCGAGGCGCTCTTCGGGGCGCATCCCGCGGTGTTCGCGCTGATCGCCGAGGAGACCGGCGGCGCCGGAGAGCCCGGCGGGCCGGTGGGGTTCGCCCTGTGGTTCCGTAACTTCTCCACCTGGACAGGCACCCATGGCGTGTATCTGGAGGACCTGTACGTCACCCCGCGCGCCCGCGGGGGTGGCCACGGCAAGGCGCTGCTCGCCGAGCTGGCGCGGATCTGCGTGGAGCGGGGCTATGCCCGTTTCGAATGGTCGGTGCTCGACTGGAACGAGCCCGCGATCGGCTTCTACACCGCGCTCGGCGCGGAGCCGATGGACGAATGGACGGTGCGCAGGCTCTCGGGAGAGCCCCTGCGAAAGCTGGCCGCTCAGGCCATGGGCACCGCCGTGACCAGCGATTCCCTGAGTGAGGCGACATCTCTTTCGAATTGA
- a CDS encoding UBP-type zinc finger domain-containing protein — MSECLHVPALPRPEPEPRSDTCPECLAVGSHPVQLRKCLVCGDVGCCDSSPYQHATRHFEETGHPVMRSFEEGEEWHWCYVDQLIV; from the coding sequence ATGAGCGAGTGCCTGCATGTTCCCGCACTACCGCGCCCCGAGCCGGAGCCGCGGTCCGACACCTGTCCCGAATGCCTGGCAGTCGGCAGCCACCCCGTCCAGCTGCGGAAGTGTCTGGTGTGCGGTGACGTGGGCTGCTGCGACTCCTCGCCGTACCAGCACGCGACCCGGCACTTCGAGGAGACCGGTCATCCGGTGATGCGCAGCTTCGAGGAGGGCGAGGAGTGGCACTGGTGCTATGTGGATCAGCTCATCGTGTAG
- a CDS encoding Na+/H+ antiporter — translation MDVLPLLMLVAGSAVVAGAARRTPVPAPLLLVVVGLVGSYVPGVPDYTLDPHIVLPLVLPPLLHSAALDSSYLDLRANLRPIALLSVGYVLFATVAVGVVAHLLIPGLPLAPALVLGAVVAPPDAVAATAIARRIGLPSRLTTLLQGESLFNDATAITAYRVALAAAVGEGVSWAEGVREFAFAAVGGVVVGLILMVPLHWLRIRMRDPLLQNTLSLLIPFVAYAVAEQFEASGVLAVVVVGLYLGHHSWQVDFATRLQEAAVWRMIDFVLESAVFALIGLQLRVVVGGLGEYGAGEAAWYAAVVFLAVVAARYIWVFPSTFVPRMLFPGIREREPGTNWTAPVVIGWAGMRGVVSLAIAFSIPQTMHGGEPFPARNLILFLTFTTVIGTLVVHGLTLPSLIRLLGLPGRDPRAETLAEAQAQNQASLAAESRLGELLDDERNALPPPLADRLRTVLEQRRNAVWERLGAVNEVTGESADDTYRRLSREMIEAERKVFVGLRDARRIDEEMLRSLLRRLDLEEAALYREGAAEEGA, via the coding sequence ATGGACGTATTGCCGTTGTTGATGCTGGTCGCGGGCAGCGCGGTGGTCGCCGGCGCGGCCCGCAGGACCCCGGTGCCCGCGCCGCTGTTGCTGGTCGTGGTCGGGCTCGTCGGCTCGTACGTCCCGGGGGTGCCCGACTACACCCTGGACCCGCATATCGTGCTGCCCCTGGTGCTGCCGCCGCTGCTGCACAGCGCCGCGCTGGACAGCTCGTATCTGGATCTGCGGGCCAATCTGCGGCCGATCGCGCTGCTCTCGGTCGGGTATGTGCTCTTCGCCACGGTCGCGGTCGGCGTGGTCGCCCATCTGCTGATCCCGGGGCTGCCGCTGGCCCCCGCCCTGGTGCTGGGCGCGGTGGTCGCGCCGCCGGACGCCGTGGCCGCCACCGCCATCGCCCGCCGGATCGGGCTGCCCTCCCGGCTCACCACGCTCCTGCAGGGCGAGTCCCTGTTCAACGACGCGACCGCGATCACCGCCTACCGGGTGGCGCTGGCCGCGGCGGTGGGGGAGGGCGTCAGCTGGGCCGAGGGCGTGCGGGAGTTCGCCTTCGCGGCCGTGGGCGGCGTCGTGGTCGGTCTGATCCTGATGGTGCCGCTGCACTGGCTGCGCATCCGGATGCGGGACCCGCTGCTGCAGAACACCCTCTCGCTGCTCATCCCCTTCGTGGCCTACGCCGTCGCCGAGCAGTTCGAGGCGTCGGGTGTGCTGGCCGTCGTGGTGGTCGGGCTCTACCTCGGACACCACTCCTGGCAGGTCGACTTCGCGACCCGGCTCCAGGAGGCCGCGGTCTGGCGCATGATCGACTTCGTGCTGGAGTCGGCGGTGTTCGCGCTGATCGGGCTGCAACTGCGGGTCGTGGTGGGCGGCCTGGGGGAGTACGGGGCGGGCGAGGCCGCCTGGTACGCGGCCGTGGTCTTCCTGGCCGTGGTGGCCGCCCGCTACATCTGGGTCTTCCCGTCGACCTTCGTGCCGCGCATGCTCTTCCCCGGGATCCGCGAGCGCGAGCCCGGCACCAACTGGACCGCGCCGGTCGTCATCGGCTGGGCCGGGATGCGCGGGGTGGTCTCGCTGGCCATCGCCTTCTCGATCCCGCAGACCATGCACGGCGGGGAACCCTTCCCGGCCCGCAACCTGATCCTCTTCCTGACCTTCACGACCGTCATCGGCACCCTGGTCGTCCATGGGCTCACCCTGCCGTCCCTGATCCGGCTGCTCGGGCTGCCGGGCCGCGATCCACGGGCCGAGACGCTCGCCGAGGCACAGGCGCAGAACCAGGCGTCACTGGCGGCCGAGAGCCGCCTGGGGGAGCTGCTCGACGATGAGCGCAACGCCCTGCCGCCGCCGCTGGCCGACCGGCTGCGCACGGTGCTGGAACAGCGCCGCAACGCCGTATGGGAGCGGCTCGGGGCGGTCAACGAGGTGACCGGCGAATCGGCGGACGACACCTATCGGAGGCTGTCCCGGGAGATGATCGAGGCCGAGCGGAAGGTGTTCGTGGGCCTGCGGGACGCCCGGCGAATCGACGAGGAGATGCTGCGGTCGCTGCTGCGGCGGCTGGACCTGGAGGAGGCGGCGCTCTACCGGGAGGGGGCCGCGGAGGAGGGGGCCTGA
- a CDS encoding peptidoglycan recognition protein family protein: protein MASPMSAGDFLAALTDEGVRVTQVGDWRDHNRNHKGPWGPVHGVMIHHTVTSGTEQTVEICRDGFEGLPGPLCHGVIAKDGGVHLVGYGRANHAGLGDDDVLRAVIAERALPPDNEANTDGNRAFYGFECENLGDGEDPWPEAQLDAIARAAAAVCRHHGWTERSVIGHLEWQPGKVDPRGFTMAAMRDRIHERLK, encoded by the coding sequence ATGGCCTCACCCATGTCCGCGGGGGACTTCCTGGCGGCGCTGACGGACGAGGGCGTGCGGGTGACGCAGGTCGGCGACTGGCGGGACCACAACAGAAACCACAAGGGCCCGTGGGGCCCGGTGCACGGGGTGATGATCCACCACACCGTCACCTCCGGCACCGAGCAGACGGTGGAGATCTGCCGGGACGGCTTCGAGGGGCTGCCCGGCCCGCTGTGCCACGGCGTGATCGCCAAGGACGGCGGGGTCCATCTGGTCGGCTACGGCCGCGCCAACCACGCCGGTCTCGGCGACGACGACGTCCTGCGGGCGGTGATCGCCGAGCGGGCCCTGCCGCCCGACAACGAGGCGAACACCGACGGCAACCGCGCCTTCTACGGCTTCGAATGCGAGAACCTGGGCGACGGCGAGGACCCGTGGCCCGAGGCCCAGCTCGACGCGATCGCGCGGGCCGCGGCGGCCGTGTGCCGCCATCACGGCTGGACCGAGCGCTCGGTGATCGGCCACCTCGAATGGCAGCCGGGCAAGGTGGATCCGCGCGGCTTCACCATGGCCGCGATGCGCGACCGGATCCACGAGCGGCTCAAGTAG
- a CDS encoding glutaminase, which translates to MDYQAVLDEVAALVKPQIGRGRVAQYIPALASVDADRFGIALADVDGHVTGVGDWERPFSVQSISKAFSLALVLADDGEKLWRRVGREPSGNPFNSLVQLEYENGIPRNPFINAGALVVTDRLQTLTGDASTTMLDFLRAESGNPDLAFDQEVAVSESAHGDRNAAVAHFMASYGNLHNPVPTVLEHYFWQCSIEMSCRDLALAGGFLARHGLRADGSRLLSQSEAKRVNAVMLTCGTYDAAGDFAYRVGLPGKSGVGGGIVAVVPGRCTLCVWSPGLDARGNSVAGVAALDHFTTLTGWSVF; encoded by the coding sequence ATGGACTACCAGGCAGTGCTGGACGAGGTCGCGGCCCTTGTGAAACCGCAGATCGGCCGGGGCCGGGTGGCGCAGTACATCCCGGCGCTCGCCTCGGTGGACGCGGACCGCTTCGGGATCGCCCTCGCCGACGTGGACGGCCATGTCACCGGGGTCGGCGACTGGGAGCGGCCCTTCTCGGTGCAGTCCATCTCCAAGGCGTTCAGCCTCGCGCTCGTCCTCGCCGACGACGGCGAGAAGCTGTGGCGGCGGGTCGGCCGGGAGCCCTCGGGCAACCCCTTCAACTCCCTGGTGCAGCTCGAGTACGAGAACGGCATCCCGCGCAATCCGTTCATCAACGCCGGGGCGCTGGTCGTCACCGACCGACTGCAGACCCTTACCGGCGACGCCAGCACCACCATGCTGGACTTCCTGCGTGCCGAGAGCGGCAATCCGGACCTCGCCTTCGACCAGGAGGTCGCCGTCTCCGAGTCCGCCCATGGTGACCGTAATGCCGCCGTCGCCCACTTCATGGCGAGCTACGGCAACCTCCACAACCCCGTGCCGACCGTCCTGGAGCACTACTTCTGGCAGTGCTCGATCGAGATGAGCTGCCGCGACCTGGCCCTGGCCGGGGGCTTCCTGGCCCGCCACGGGCTGCGCGCGGACGGCTCGCGGCTGCTGTCGCAGAGCGAGGCGAAGCGGGTCAACGCGGTCATGCTCACCTGCGGTACGTACGACGCGGCGGGCGACTTCGCCTACCGCGTGGGGCTGCCCGGCAAGAGCGGCGTCGGTGGCGGCATCGTCGCGGTGGTCCCCGGCCGCTGCACGCTGTGCGTCTGGAGCCCCGGCCTGGACGCCCGGGGCAACTCGGTGGCCGGAGTGGCCGCCCTGGACCACTTCACCACGCTGACCGGCTGGTCCGTCTTCTAG